The genomic stretch CTGCAAAGATCAAAGCGGCCGGCCTGGGTTTCGTACGCTTTGGTGTCTGGACGGACAGCCTGAGTGACCCCAGCTATCAAAAACAGGTCAACGATGCCTTTGCGACCGCCCGGGCAGCCGGCCTGCCGGTGCTGCTGACCGTACGTTCGACCCAGGCGCTGACCTCCGCACCCGGCAACAACCGCGATTTCACCTCGGCCGGTGAGACGTTCGCCCGCGCGGTGACGACCCTGGAGAAAGAATATGGCCCGCAACTGGTCGCCATCGAGATATGGAATGAGCCGGATCTGGACACCTACTGGCCAACCGGCAATTTCAGCACTACGTTCGCGCCCTTCATGACCGCTGTGTGTAAAACGCTGCAGGGAAATCCACCGTCGACACCCCTGATCGGCTTCGGCTTCGCCCGGCCACCGAGTGACAGCTCTGCATCAACGGCGGCACTGAACAGCATCGTCAGTGCCTACCCCAAATGCTTGAGTGCGATTTCCTATCACCCGTACGGCATGACCACGACGCAGATCAGCAACGCACAGACGTTCATCCAGCAAAAATTCCATCTGCCGGGCGTCATCAGCGAATGGGGCGTATCGTCTCTCGCCTCCAATGGCGGGAATGCAGGGCAGGCCAGCAAAATCGGCGCGTTCGTCACCGATATGAAAAAGCTCAATATCCCGCTGACGTCGATTTACGAATGGAAAGACACCACGTCGGGCAGTAATGACCGGGAAAGGAACTTCGGCATGCTGAACGCCGACGGCCAGCCGAAACCTGCGGAAGTCACGGTTAAAGCCGAGCTCAATCCTATGTAATCAGCTGGTCCACAGAGTACTGACGGTCAGATGCCTTGAACCTGTGGCCGGTTTTGGCATCGTATTTATCGACATCGCGCCCCGATCATTCAAACAGCCGTTTTCAGGTTGTTGCCCACGGGGCAATCGATACATCCACATGCCCTTGAGTGGCCGTCAGCGCTCGGGTAATGTCGTCAGACCCATAGGACAGAGCACGCTCATGACTTCCAAGCTGGAACAACTCAAACAATTCACCACCGTGGTTGCCGACACCGGCGACTTCGAAGCGATTGCCCGGGTCAAACCGGTCGACGCCACCACCAACCCTTCCCTGCTCCTCAAGGCCGCGGCCATTCCGGCCTATGCCGAGCTGCTGAACGCCGCTGTTCGCGACTGCAAGGGCGATGTCGGCCTGGCCAGCGACCGCTTTGGCGTCGCGGTGGGTCAGGAAATCCTCAAAGTGATTCCGGGCCGCATTTCCACTGAAGTGGATGCACGTCTGTCGTTCGACAAGGACGCGATGCTCAAGCGTGCGCACCGTCTGATCGAGCTGTACGACAAGGCCGGCATCGGCCGTGACCGCGTGCTGATCAAGATCGCTTCGACCTGGGAAGGCATCCGCGCCGCCGAAGTGCTGGAGAAGGAAGGCATCCAGACCAACCTGACCCTGCTGTTCTCCTTCGCTCAGGCCGCTGCGTGCGCCGATGCCGGCGTGTTCCTGATTTCGCCGTTCGTGGGCCGCATCTACGACTGGTACAAGAAGGCCAACGGCAACGACTACACCGGCGCCGATGATCCGGGCGTGCAGTCCGTCACGCGCATCTACAACTACTACAAGGCCAATGACTACAAGACCGTGGTCATGGGCGCGAGCTTCCGCAACCTCAATCAGATCGAGCAACTGGCTGGCTGCGACCGCCTGACCATCAGCCCGGACCTGATCGACAAACTGGCGGCAGACACCGGCAAACTGGAGCGCAAACTGGCCCCGGGTCACGCTGGCGAAGCACGCCTGAGCCTCAATGAATCGCAATTCCGCTGGTTGTCCAACGAAGACGCGATGGCCACCGAGAAACTGGCCGAAGGCATTCGTCAGTTTGCCCGCGACCAGGAAAAACTCGAGGCGTTGCTGCAAGCCAAGCTGTAATCGGCTGACGGCAAACGCAAAAAGGGCGAACCCTCACAGGTTCGCCCTTTTTTGTGCCTGATGGCGGGTGAATCAATGCCTTTCGAGGGCATTCACCAGATCATGGAAGGCTTCGCGATTGGAGTCATTCAGGCCCATGAGGATCTTGTGCGCTTCGAGCACCTTGATCCGCACGACTTCCTCCGACTGATCCTGATCCGGCAGGTCATCGAGACATTCCGGGCAAGGCACGGGATGGTTGACGATATTGAACACCTGCTCGAAACCCATCGATTGCAGCAGACGGGTGATGTCGTCGTGGGTGGTGACCACGGTCGGCAGCAGGCCGACCTTCTGCCGCGACAGGATCGACAGCTTGGCCAGCAGGCCCAGCGTGGTGCTGTCGATGCTGCGGGTTTCGGTCAGATCGATCACGATCGCGTTGAAATTCAGCGCGGTGAAGATCTTCTCAATAGTCGCATCCAACGCCGAACACAGGGTCAGGCGAACTTCACCGACGAACTTCAGGACGAAGGTGCCGTCCTGTTCGGCGAACTGGATTCTACCGGTACTCATTAAAGATTCCTGCTCAACACCAACAAGGCGATATCATCCGGCATCTCCCCTAGCGTGGCCAATCCAAAAACCTGCCGCAGGCCATCCAGGCTGCCGCCCGCCGACTTGACCCGTTGGGGCAAGGCAGCTTCTTTCTCTTTGAGTGTGGGTTCTGGCAAAAGATCCAGAATGCCATCAGACATCAGCGTCAGGCTGAACGTCGGTGGCAGCTCGAGCACGTGATCTTCGTAGGTGGCTTCATTGAAAAGCCCCACGGGCAGACCGCGCCCCTCGAGGTAGCGAACACTGTCAGGCGTGTACAACACAGGCAACGGCAGATGGCCGCCGATGCTATAGGTCAACAAACCGGTCTCCTCGTCGATGACTCCACCGACCATTGTGACGTGTTTACCCAGCTTACAACTGATCAGCCCCCGGTTGATATGACCAAGGACTTCCGAAGGTTTGAATTCCGGCAAGGTGCCGTTGCGCTTGGACTCGAACAGCAGGCGCGTGGTCATGAACTTCAGCAGGACGGTGACGAAGGCCGAAGAGGCGCCATGGCCCGAGACGTCCGCCAGGTAGAACGCAACCCGACGCTCGTCCACCCGGAAATAGTCGACAAAATCACCCGACAGGTACAGCGACGGAATGATCTGGTGGGCGAACTTGAATTCGTCGATGGTCCACGGGCTGACCGGCAGCA from Pseudomonas allokribbensis encodes the following:
- a CDS encoding cellulase family glycosylhydrolase; its protein translation is MKSTHLKRLAALTLSVLGVTSQVHATELFPELPANKTIGVQVKIQTFSPTDAAKIKAAGLGFVRFGVWTDSLSDPSYQKQVNDAFATARAAGLPVLLTVRSTQALTSAPGNNRDFTSAGETFARAVTTLEKEYGPQLVAIEIWNEPDLDTYWPTGNFSTTFAPFMTAVCKTLQGNPPSTPLIGFGFARPPSDSSASTAALNSIVSAYPKCLSAISYHPYGMTTTQISNAQTFIQQKFHLPGVISEWGVSSLASNGGNAGQASKIGAFVTDMKKLNIPLTSIYEWKDTTSGSNDRERNFGMLNADGQPKPAEVTVKAELNPM
- the tal gene encoding transaldolase, with amino-acid sequence MTSKLEQLKQFTTVVADTGDFEAIARVKPVDATTNPSLLLKAAAIPAYAELLNAAVRDCKGDVGLASDRFGVAVGQEILKVIPGRISTEVDARLSFDKDAMLKRAHRLIELYDKAGIGRDRVLIKIASTWEGIRAAEVLEKEGIQTNLTLLFSFAQAAACADAGVFLISPFVGRIYDWYKKANGNDYTGADDPGVQSVTRIYNYYKANDYKTVVMGASFRNLNQIEQLAGCDRLTISPDLIDKLAADTGKLERKLAPGHAGEARLSLNESQFRWLSNEDAMATEKLAEGIRQFARDQEKLEALLQAKL
- the rssC gene encoding anti-sigma factor antagonist RssC, with product MSTGRIQFAEQDGTFVLKFVGEVRLTLCSALDATIEKIFTALNFNAIVIDLTETRSIDSTTLGLLAKLSILSRQKVGLLPTVVTTHDDITRLLQSMGFEQVFNIVNHPVPCPECLDDLPDQDQSEEVVRIKVLEAHKILMGLNDSNREAFHDLVNALERH
- the rssB gene encoding two-component system response regulator RssB, with protein sequence MPKTSATLLIIDDDEVVRASLAAYLEDSGFSVLQASNGQQGLQVFEQDKPDLVICDLRMPQMGGLELIRQVTERSPQTPVIVVSGAGVMNDAVEALRLGAADYLIKPLEDLAVLEHSVRRALDRARLLLENQRYREKLEKANRELEASLNLLQEDQNAGRQVQMNMLPVSPWTIDEFKFAHQIIPSLYLSGDFVDYFRVDERRVAFYLADVSGHGASSAFVTVLLKFMTTRLLFESKRNGTLPEFKPSEVLGHINRGLISCKLGKHVTMVGGVIDEETGLLTYSIGGHLPLPVLYTPDSVRYLEGRGLPVGLFNEATYEDHVLELPPTFSLTLMSDGILDLLPEPTLKEKEAALPQRVKSAGGSLDGLRQVFGLATLGEMPDDIALLVLSRNL